From the Lytechinus variegatus isolate NC3 chromosome 5, Lvar_3.0, whole genome shotgun sequence genome, the window ggggggctccgaggcccccccggcctagatagggttaagttaGTATTAATGTTTCTGTTCATTTGTTTATCTTGTTAGATATTTGCTTTCACACCAATTCCTATATTCTCTTGTGATTTGCTTTTGATGCTAGTATGCatcatataataaataaaaatacattttgccTGCTTTTCTACGCATCACGTCTCGCATTCTTGAATCTTGTTCTTTCAAAAAATGCCGACATAAAGGGTGATTAGGTctgttttaaacttttttttggggggggggatagcaAGAGTTTGGCGACTTCAAGATTTCtcaatttcatatatatatatatacagtgcctcccaaaaaaacgaaaccgagagtAATCGATGATttgtcataacttaatcacaaatacgatagacaaatgacctaccatgtttaagcttagaatctcctcttccatctgaaattacttcgattatttctcattcacgcatgagtgagaaaaaacaatttgaaatggggataccaaaaagtcacttggcatgccgtatctgggttttaaaaagaaaaccacatttttaaaaagttcagtATCTGctgtttaatttgatacctcaattacagaaaatggtcaagaaattacaaagttctggttatttcgaataaggcttgaatttcaataatttcataaaatgaagaggttttacaggctagcgttcgaACTTActccaaccgcgtagccaggatttcattttggagggggcggtaaatgcacgcgaagcgtgccaacacttaaagagcgcgcgaagcgcgctccctagggggtgggtgcagggagggggagtttcccgcgcgaagcgcgaagctattggtgtttcataaattataatgaaaaggagccgtctctcttgtctctagtgcctatttcagctccaattcagttgactcattgtgattttgaacatttgttttcatgaaccgtaatttgttttcaaaaagtgattgtgaacgcacaaaaaaggaatacgttggaggaaattaaaataataataccctcgcgcgaagcgcggaagataaagcgttttatcagtttttttgccatgaaaagggtcccGACTAAAGGgtcttctcaaagatatattgaatactgatcccttggaaagatcagatttgattacaaacaatttagcgacagtgcatatctttgactcgcaaaacagaggagaagaagtgtaTATATGCCGGGAAAAAGATATTCagccccgcgcagagcaatgaaactgtgaaatttcaaagggcggacgtttcatcaaaataatgcagatacgtCTAATACCACCATCGGctctaattaaaatgattttctaagattattgaacttctttATGAGGAAATAGTGCGCagaaagttgaaacttctgtgatttattgaaattaaatttaaaaaagaggattcctaatttctttgacttatcctgaagtgcttcattttgaataataaagaaacttaagtgtcattcaacatttcaaactgagggcgcaaaacagggcaggagatgaatgtgaagggaaatgacatgaagtttaatagaatttgataaaaaaattatagtgtacttctttatttaatacgacgcgAATTTTAGGAACCGGTTTGCCCCAGAATTATGGTTGTttggtaatgagctgaaaagcagaagttgactttatgcactctaaaaaatgaagtgctaatttagctcttaaagagcgtttatagtgactgcacttcggagtgctgatttgtctagttcaaatttgaattagacaaatcagcactccgaagtgcagtcactatacacgctctttaagagctaaattagcacttcattttttagagtgtggaggtggaaattgatataaaattttacccgcccggagccgacccgaccagaagttgcgcgatcaatatataaaaaaagaaaacttcatAGGCCTATACTTTGGCGTAgccttactctaattccatgccctaatgGATACATTTTAACTTTAACCGGTAGGAAACACATATAtacctgaggtggaaaaacagggttagagaaatttagggtgggggaaacaatggagaattgcaatattgtcatttaaccgcgcgcagcacggaagaaaaattcatatataaatttagagcaagagtgatggagtttctcttttaagaaaaaaaaagaataaaaagaaaaaaaacacaaagctacctttctcccctttcctcccttccctttttcttttctcctctcttttttcccttctttttttttttgggggggacgttttttttttggggggccaccgcccccaccgcccccctcccccctggctacgcgcctgacTTACTCGACAATCCGATTTGTTTACGATCAGCATGCATTAAGCATGTTAAGTCTTCTGTTACCgtgcttctgtgggaaaccggtgaaaacacgtttatttaatgaaattattggaattcaagccttatttcaaataaccataactttgttatttcttggccattttctttttagtcatgtgatttcTTCTTGAAATACAGATACCCccaccaaatgagtttttggcatcctttcttggAATTGTTTTTGCCCACTCATGCATCAATGAAGAATATAGTCTTAATAATActagatgaaagaggagattctaagctttacatcgGTGGgtcatttgtttattgattttgttCTACATATAACTAAACTCTTAATATGTTTTGAAATTCCATTAATAATTTTGAAACCTAAACAAGTGCAGGAAAGTCCTGAAAATTAGTTCAAGGGGCAGAACCAAACAAAACttccagaaaaaataaaaataatgaaagtgtGAAAAGCACAACCCATGATCTTGCTATCATCGTACATTATATCAAGTCAGATAGCCACCCCCCCCCTATATGCAGTATGTTGAtggctgtaaaaaaaaatgatatagtgATTTGGTATGCGAACTGCTATCCCAAATCAATTCCATAAATTTcgtttttaaaggtcaagtccatctcagaaaaatgttgatttgaatcaatatagaaaaatcagacaagcacaatgctgaaaatttcaccaaaatcggatgtaaaataagaaagttatgacatttcaaagttttgcttattttcaacaaaatagttatatgaacgagccagttacatccaaacgagagagtcgatgatgtcactcactatttcttttgttttttattgtttgaattatacaatatttcaatttttacgaatttgacgattgggacctccttgcctgaagcacaaaatgttaaaataatggaattccacgtgttcagggaggaatgaaacttcatttcacatgacaatgatgaaaaaataaaattgtttcatatttcataaaataaaatacaaaagaaatagtgagtgatgtcatcaactctctcatttggatgtaactggctcgttcatataactattttgttgaaaataagcgaaactttcaaatgccataacttccttactttacatcagattttgatgaaattttcagtgttatgcttgttgaatttttctctttttattcaaatcaagtttttgttggggtggacttgtcctttaatgtttcacgatgaaagaaatatgaagcCCATGGTCAATTTCATATATAGAAAACGATGTTTTATAAAAATTTTCGGGTGAGATAATGAGGGAGTTGCTTGCTTGTGACGTCTTAAAATCTAAATTTTAGAAATCCAtaattcatggatttttttgaGCCTCCgtttaatacttttttaaaagtggcgtaataagcaaaaaaaaaaagaaaagaaaaaaaatgaggagcCACACATGGCGTATTGGGGAAACATTTCTGGAAAGCTGCTAGTgggcgaagcgagcgagcaaaatttttaaactttttaatgCAAAATTCTAATTTCGTGATAGATTTCTACGTGACTAAATACATACtgagaaaaatatataatgattTCAACCATTTTCCTGTCATTTGTcgtgaaaaataatattggggTCCAATACCCCTAGCTAAGCTTCCCCATctgtaatacatacatgtacgcatATAAGAATAAGTCGACTCTATAcactttcttcatttccaaggggatccacactttacaagctttgctttttagtggatacACCTCATTTCCATTCatactctatattatactgttttttaatGTTGTTTTACGAaataagaatgcccttctgtaaaattgttcttgatttgtattactttatattactttgtattttgttttgaatggaaatgaaataaaaaagaattgaatctGTACGCCGCACAGTGGGCCGGGGCGAgacaaaagtgcgccaaaagtcattttgggcgatttcagatttttaatttttgtcatgcccagctgaaagacaatactttgaagaatatttcagcaaaatatttcattccggaatttgcataaaggttgttaatttcctccctcaaatcgtaaaatgtgaaattttgcGAAATGTCGCGTATATGACATCCTAGTTGAAAAACAGGCCATTTCACAGGaggtttttcatgtaggaatctgaaatggctcccacataatcctgatatattcttttttcgtgtgaaagggttcaaagaagataaaagacacattttaagaggtttataggatgatttttttctcgaaataggctgaaaaatccatgttttttgcatttacaataGAATAGTTTAGATTTCCGTGGATTTCCGTCTAAATTCTGTAAACATCATTTTTCCCGATGTCTAAGCTTTAagtcgataccaaatttagctgcccgtATTTGCCCGTTTTTATATTAGAGCCGATTTAACTTGACACAACACACCAAAAGCCTGTTCAAAAAACGGTTATTTTTATACCGCGCAGTCATTTTTAGCGCACCGCATGGGGTACGTTGCCGTTCGCTTTTGCGCGGCGAAGACGATTCCCTTTCCATTCCATGAAAGTGACATGAATTCCGGGCTTAATTTAAACGAAATAAATGTTGCTAAAGCAAATAAGGGCTATACTCACAACTGTTCCAGGGAAAAAActtacttgtagaataatttcatcCCAAAACCCTCGTAATATAGTGATACATTCGTGGTGTTATATACTCTGCGTTTTACACAAGTCAACACAGCTTGACAAAGcacggttaatatttttcagattttgaatttttttttgtttataaatgtaattaataatcattttgatgcaataaaaattattttcggcATCTCTTAAAACACTTTTTAGGCATAAACTAACATTCACTCTGGCCAACTTTAAAGTCGCACATAACACAAAGTTGATATACTACACTATGTAATTTGTGTTTTCACAGATATTTCAAGTAGCCAATGaaaatttggtatcaaggtgacgtcatatcggctttaaattatgtttagtcgattctacgcccaaaattacccataatcaacatgttaaagtaaaaatctaacacggaatataattttggcgcactttcaacccaatctggcccactgtgcgccgGTGATATGAAAGGAATTAATAGTAAGTTAGTTAATAGTAAGTTAGTAACCTAGTTCCGCATGACTTCCCTTTCGTGACACCTATAATCTTCAAGAGGAAAACAAGTTTAATATGTTTACATACAACAAATACTATtggatattttcataaattgatttgtatatttgtctatataaatatatatcatgtgTTCTGTATATGGACAATataaaattttgcaaaatatcaTTCGTATCGTATAGACACCACAAAGTATTGACTTGAACGAAACACTTTCGCAAACAATTCCAAACAAGTTAAAGTTGAGCGCCCAATGTCTCGTCTATCATCATAAAAACTACATACAAGACCGAATCGATGaacaagattttttaaaaatcatttatgaatGCATAATATCAAAAATTGACACGGGTAGTacatccaagaaaaaaaaatgtaacctATGTTAACgagtaaaatatttaaataggATTGAAATGTTTTTACTGATTCTTATCGTCTAAGGTCAAGCTTCAGTTTTCACgatccatttctttttcttcaaaagaaaCATTCACTTCTGATCACCCTCCCTCTCCTTCAGCCGTCGCTTGTTCATTCGATGGGCCGATATTGTCATACCAATAGAACTCCCAACGACCAGGATCGCTCCAACAATGGTCCATACATTGGGTACGATGCCAAAAATAAAGACATCGAGGGCAAAGCATAGGAATACTTCATTAGTTCTGATGATTGATACAACTAACGCAGTCTCCGTCTTTAGAGCAAGAGTAACTGTCAATTGTTCAAAGAATCCAGTCACTGCCATTCCGATAACCAACGTACGGTCTAGTCCACACTGAGGGTTCGTCCAGTCTCCGACGACCGTTGCCGTGGTGGCGCCACAAACAGCAGATAGGATGCCATATACAAATATAACTGCATGGACGTCAACGCGAAATATCTGGGTAAATCTCAGGACGATTGTGTTAGCGGCCAGAACGACAGCTCCTATGATCGCGCATATTATACCAACGGCATTGTAACTCTCAACCTCGGCTCCGAATATGAACGGTGGTTGGACCACAAGGGTGACAGCGATTACCGTGAGGAAAGCGAAGAAGACAATCGGAACCGAACACCGTTCACCCAGACATGCACGACCGAAGATACCTGTAAAGAGGGGAGAACTGTACGCCAGTGCTTTCGCTGTTCCAACGGAAAGAGACTGTATCGCGAAGTAGTTCAAGAAGAAACAGAGAGATCCGACGAGTCCTCGTGAAATGATTAACAAGAACACCCAGAGAGGGAATCGTAATGATACCTTGTGAAATACCAGAGGAGGCAATGAGAACATGACTTGGACCAATCCTCGGATAACCAACCCTTGGCTAGCTGGTACACTACCTTCCAAAAACTTGATACAGAGAGAGAAGCCTGCCGTGATACATACGGACAAGACGACCCAGATGATACCTCTATGACGGTATGCCTTCCTGATTAAGGTTCTCCATGTCAAGGAAGATTCATGGTATCCTGCTTCAGCATCTACTTCACGGTAGTCGATGTGCTTTCTCTTTGACGTGATCTGCCTTCCTTTGAGCATCATGAGAGACTGCCTCTTCTTTTTGATTGACGAAAAGATACCCTTTGTTTGATTTCACTCGATCATCTGGTACAGATATGTGGATAACAGTATAGCCGGTGCAACGGACAAGACCCAGCCATTCTTATTAACCGGTCTGAGACTGCAGACACTCTGTTTTAACGTTGCAATGGCGATTTGATGTTCTGCATGCCTATTACAGTCCCACACGATCACTCCCATCTGTTTAGAACAATGACTTCCATACTTTCAAACCATGATATTGAACAGATTAACCAGAAAATAGTACACCCATATCCATCAGGGTGTTTCCTAACCGTGTTTTATTCACCCGTTGTTGCCTATGATGGTAAATCACATGCATTTCCCTCCTAAAACACCTCCCAACGTACAGTGTACATCAGTGACGTAAAAAAGTATCATAAACTTAAACAAAGCCCGGCACACGAGGCGATCGATCTAATTTGCATAGAATAGGCAAATACGGAGAGCGAGTGCTAGATCGAAGGGAGCGTAAAATATGGAAATGAGAAATTTCGGGAGTGCATGATTATGATGAGTCAGTTCTCGAGAGAGTGAGACGTTGATATGCGGACTCTTCGACTCTAGTTAGatttgattatatatatatatgtatatatatatatataatgtgttTTCTACCCCCAAATTGCTTGATCAATCGAATCACCAAGGATTTGTGTTTATCCATGCATTGGAGGTATTCATAACTTGGGGACGTCTTTTAGATTTTCTCGACCTCAATATGATTATGCGGGCTCAGTCCATGAGTGGAGAAAACGATCAGCCCGCATATCTCAGACCAGCATTCGTTTTTTTCTCTGACAACAAACGcgaatgaaaaatatcattatgtAACATTCATAAACATATGCATGGTTATTTTCAAGCATCAAAGTGCTCAATGGTTTGGATTTTATCTGCCCATGCAAACTATATAAAATGTACCTCTTCCTTACTCGTATAATTGCATAATCCTATGGACTTTGAGTTTGGACGTAGAAAAATCACATATTATATGCCCGTTCTTTGGACTGAATATTTCTCCATCGTTCGATGACCTATCGTTCATTGTCTTCTGTACTTTTTGATACTAGATACAAGAAATATATCAGGTATTAAAATGGCTAACCACGATAGCCCGTGGTACCAGAGAAAAATATCaacataaagaaaattaaattgaaacCGAGCTTATATAGTCTTGTATACAGTGTCCGAAGAAATTTTGTTCACTTTACATTTTAACAACACCACAAAAGGAGATGATGACTGGAAATGTAAAACTAATAAATTGCACATATTATATCgtacaaaaaaagagaatagcCCTTAATGGTAACTTTAATTCAACAGACCAGCCATAGATAAATGAGTTATTATTATCGTTTGAGATAGTTTCCAGATCTTATTGTGATCATCGAAGCTTTGTACTCAATGCTTCAAATGGTCATGGCTTATttctct encodes:
- the LOC121414794 gene encoding solute carrier family 35 member G1-like, translated to MMLKGRQITSKRKHIDYREVDAEAGYHESSLTWRTLIRKAYRHRGIIWVVLSVCITAGFSLCIKFLEGSVPASQGLVIRGLVQVMFSLPPLVFHKVSLRFPLWVFLLIISRGLVGSLCFFLNYFAIQSLSVGTAKALAYSSPLFTGIFGRACLGERCSVPIVFFAFLTVIAVTLVVQPPFIFGAEVESYNAVGIICAIIGAVVLAANTIVLRFTQIFRVDVHAVIFVYGILSAVCGATTATVVGDWTNPQCGLDRTLVIGMAVTGFFEQLTVTLALKTETALVVSIIRTNEVFLCFALDVFIFGIVPNVWTIVGAILVVGSSIGMTISAHRMNKRRLKEREGDQK